A window of the Harmonia axyridis chromosome 5, icHarAxyr1.1, whole genome shotgun sequence genome harbors these coding sequences:
- the LOC123680309 gene encoding GATOR complex protein Iml1 isoform X3 yields MKSFRLFVHQKNFSEEDLIINPKDLPEAKKGDIVEIYHTPPESDKTKDNEEENPRLLLQIKTLSEEILPTKGVAKDTLSVEQSIATTFGLKIYKTVSVRIVNPADVALESIELTFKDQYMGRSEMWRLKSYLKDTCMYMNKKLEFCGGAIRCQVYEMWAQGERVACGILTEDTKIVFRSSTSMVYLFLQMSSEMWDFDIYGDLYYEKAVHGFLADLFAKWKKHGSNHEVTIVLFSRTFYEASSLEEFPHHMRECLQKDYKGRFYEDFYRVAVQNERYDDWCGILVQLRKIFSEYLKIVLEYHSRPNVSIPTATNSTAAQGNFLEVLNMSLNVFEKHYLDRSFDRTGQLSVVVTPGVGVFEVDRELTNITKQRIIDNGVGSDLVCVGEQPLHAVPLLKFHNKDAHKNVPDDYSMPHWINLSFYSSNKKIPHSNFVPRIKLPPITKTKKKAEPEDEYIHKSFFDYDAYDAQIFQQPPVHSIEINTIQSKLSYRYKRSSGSLLNDEEAAKFKRKLSDPDIQQKVDSINRSEPIAIPPALTSPVISPPTEVDEKKEVSPPVRMVVGSEGSPPLESKALINPFDPTHVTIKLTSNRRRWTHIFPKGPTGVLIQQHHYQAVPAQKQEDKTKISSENSSFCMMDVLNEYFKKKPNTSTPGINTSGPSKNPSKSLTYLWGATGEQEWTPALTTVNEVLIGVDWKSLTIPACLPITTDYFPDERALNIDYVVSLYSLVPDSVSADFAQQRPTYRKLLTTEEVFRELISQRLAQGFQLIVMENNEKTNSSFTSKQSVVRATTPENDNSYFLSIGRLFHKIYLSGNAIFVTRYRPRHPYPGFKYQYRYRFHAPHHDKYEESYALFTTEKLEHYNWNYLDHYICTGGDSEFVLVEALKYWRFRVYLVPANNPATKKIIEGHPHFNIYTLPTSTDYQNMVEGFSKFLETAINKIKRTQVCKKPRMSLNITNNAPLLQPRRNSMSNFLQTTSRTGERFLPPSYRSGSKVDRSRTSTMTQESCSSEAQGVDVFSEESSSVPGPVLKTSASNSEIIEAMKHPLNGVSFINMQQNLPCYTFVAAEAVTWLITHMEGSLNVEKAVQIMEGLHSENLICHASGNRGKLFQYGFYLFYICGAIDKDDKDAFHPNGDLSTFENEWLEVEIKSSLHWGIQQTPSNLSPATYTTGEYAVPHFLCEDINVDYAEEDIKGPLFKRIRLETDVSNKSDRVEWGHVKYQTVFRPDQAYEFIIEWLTSSGSIIAELLNSWNRKAQSCGLQMIPIPHDPLALPYSDKSDPLRGPIYIPLNANCLQKDDQLFKDFPEDTAAERLFLFQEAIVQRFGFLNCHSETSNSSSSSSREHQYVHCTGAVFVLFSCTTTRSRSRVTSMSKGRATGRYSVHADIVPSPHEAYITRHVSGKNKDDYDNSRKLGYLWSWNHMVSKRWRSNQAVDNNYLTRMLKDFREFCANVDNRLQEFLDECWEVKVAASAKNITL; encoded by the exons ATGAAATCGTTTAGATTATTTGTTCACCAGAAAAATTTCAGTG AGGAAGATTTGATCATAAATCCAAAAGATCTTCCTGAAGCTAAAAAAGGAGATATCGTTGAAATATATCATACACCTCCTGAGAGTGATAAAACCAAAGATAATGAAGAAGAGAATCCCAGACTTCTTTTACAAATTAAAACTTTATCAGAAGAAATATTACCAACAAAAGGGGTTGCAAAAG ATACTTTGAGTGTGGAGCAGAGTATAGCAACAACTTTTGGATTGAAGATTTATAAAACTGTTTCTGTAAGAATTGTGAATCCAGCAGATGTAGCATTAGAATCTATAGAATTGACCTTTAAAGATCAGTATATGGGAAGATCAGAGATGTGGAGATTGAAAAGTTATTTA aaagatacttgtatgtatatgaataaaaaattggaattttGTGGTGGTGCAATTCGTTGCCAAGTATATGAAATGTGGGCACAAGGTGAAAGAGTAGCTTGTGGCATCCTAACTGAAGATACCAAAATAGTTTTTCGATCATCAACTTCAATGGTATACCTATTCTTACAAATGTCATCAGAAATGTGGGATTTTGATATATATGGTGATCTTTATTATGAAAAGGCTGTGCATGGATTTCTAGCAGATTTATTTGCCAAATGGAAAAAACATGGTAGTAATCATGAAGTAACcattgttttattttcaagaaCATTTTATGAAGCTTCAAGTTTAGAAGAATTTCCTCATCATATGAGAGAATGTCTACAGAAAGACTACAAAGGTCGATTTTATGAAGATTTTTATCG ggTTGCTGTACAAAATGAGAGATACGATGACTGGTGTGGGATTTTAGTTCAGCTTAGGAAAATATTCTCTGAATATTTGAAGATTGTCTTAGAATATCACTCCAGACCTAATGTATCTATTCCTACAGCTACGAATAGCACCGCAGCTCAGGGAAATTTTTTGGAAGTTCTCAATATGTCTCTCAATG TGTTCGAAAAACATTATCTTGATAGAAGTTTCGACAGAACTGGCCAACTAAGCGTTGTTGTAACACCAGGTGTAGGAGTATTTGAAGTAGATAGAGAACTCACAAATATAACCAAGCAAAGAATAATTGATAACGGAGTAGGAAGTGATCTTGTCTGTGTCGGGGAACAACCTCTACATGCAGTTCCTTTATTGAAA TTTCACAATAAGGACGCACACAAAAATGTACCTGATGACTATTCAATGCCTCATTGGATAAATCTCTCTTTCTATtcgtcaaataaaaaaattccacaTTCAAATTTTGTGCCTCGAATCAAACTACCGCCAATCACAAAAACTAAGAAAAAAGCAGAGCCGGAAGATGAATATATTCATAAATCCTTCTTCGATTATGATGCCTACGATGCGCAGATATTTCAACAACCACCCGTtcattctattgaaataaa TACTATTCAAAGTAAACTGAGCTATCGCTATAAACGAAGTTCTGGAAGCTTGTTAAACGATGAAGAGGCCGCTAAATTCAAACGTAAATTATCCGATCCTGATATTCAGCAAAAAGTTGACTCTATCAACAGATCTGAACCTATTGCAATACCTCCAGCCCTCACTAGTCCAGTGATTTCTCCACCAACTGAAG tgGATGAAAAGAAGGAGGTGTCGCCACCTGTTCGTATGGTTGTAGGATCTGAAGGATCCCCTCCCCTTGAATCTAAAGCTCTAATCAATCCTTTCGATCCTACACATGTTACGATAAAACTCACCTCAAACCGTAGAAGATGGACTCATATATTTCCAAAAG gGCCTACTGGTGTTTTGATACAGCAACATCATTATCAAGCTGTCCCTGCTCAGAAACAAGaggataaaacaaaaatttccagTGAAAATTCATCTTTCTGCATGATGGATGTTTTGAATGAGT ATTTCAAAAAGAAACCTAATACTTCTACTCCAGGAATTAACACATCAGGACCATCAAAAAATCCAAGCAAAAGTTTGACTTATCTTTGGGGAGCCACAGGGGAACAAGAATGGACTCCTGCATTAACAACAG TCAATGAAGTGCTCATAG GCGTGGATTGGAAATCCCTGACCATCCCAGCTTGTTTACCAATAACAACAGATTATTTTCCTGACGAACGAGCATTGAACATCGATTATGTTGTTTCACTATACAGTTTAGTACCGGATAGTGTATCTGCTGATTTTGCCCAACAAAGGCCAACATATCGAAAGCTCTTAACAACCGAAGAAGTATTCAGGGAGTTGATTTCCCAAAGATTGGCGCAAGGGTTTCAGCTGATAGTAATGGAAAACAATGAGAAAACTAACAGTTCATTCACTTCCAAACAGAGTGTTGTTAGAGCCACAACTCCAGAAAATGATAATTCTTACTTTTTATCTATTGGTAGACtgtttcataaaatatatttatccgGGAATGCCATTTTCGTTACGAGATATAGACCCAG GCACCCTTATCCTGGATTTAAATATCAATACAGGTATAGATTTCACGCACCACATCATGATAAGTATGAAGAATCGTATGCTTTATTTACAACTGAGAAATTGGAACACTACAATTGGAACTATCTGGATCATTACATTTGTACAGGGGGAGATTCAGAATTTGTTCTAGTTGAAGCGTTAAAATACTGGAG ATTCAGAGTTTATCTCGTACCAGCAAACAATCctgcaacaaaaaaaatcattgaaggCCATCCTCATTTCAATATTTACACTTTGCCAACAAGTACCGATTATCAAAATATGGTGGAAGGTTTCTCCAAGTTCCTTGAAACGGCTATAAACAAAATAAAGAGAACTCAAGTGTGCAAAAAACCAAGG ATGTCTTTGAACATAACAAACAACGCACCTCTTCTCCAGCCAAGACGCAATAGTATGAGCAATTTTTTACAG ACTACATCACGAACTGGTGAAAGATTTTTACCTCCATCCTATAG ATCTGGATCTAAGGTAGATCGCAGCAGAACATCTACAATGACCCAAGAATCGTGCAGCTCAGAAGCACAAGGTGTTGACGTCTTCTCAGAAGAAAG TTCGTCAGTGCCTGGTCCAGTTCTGAAAACATCTGCTTcaaattcagaaattatagaAGCCATGAAACACCCGTTGAATGGAGTATCTTTCATTAATATGCAGCAAAATTTGCCATGCTACACTTTTGTTGCGGCTGAAGCTGTGACTTGGCTTATTACACACATGGAGGGTTCTTTAAATGTCGAAAAGGCTGTTCAAATCATGGAGGGACTTCACAGCGAAAATCTTATATGTCATGCGTCAGGAAACAGAGGAAAATTGTTCCAGTATGGATTCTATTTATTCTATATTTGTGGAGCTATCGATAAAG atGATAAAGATGCGTTCCATCCAAACGGAGACCTTTCAACCTTTGAGAATGAATGGCTGGAAGTGGAAATAAAGTCATCTTTGCATTGGGGTATACAACAGACACCATCAAACTTGAGCCCAGCAACCTACACCACTGGTGAATATGCTGTGCCCCACTTCTTGTGTGAAGACATCAATGTCGACTATGCTGAGGAAGATATAAAAG GTCCACTGTTCAAGAGGATTAGGTTAGAAACTGATGTGTCAAATAAAAGTGACAGGGTTGAATGGGGACACGTCAAATATCAAACTGTCTTCAGGCCCGATCAAGCATATGAATTCATAATAGAATGGTTAACATCTTCAGGTTCTATCATAGCTGAACTT TTGAACAGCTGGAATCGAAAAGCTCAAAGTTGTGGATTGCAAATGATACCAATCCCTCATGATCCTTTGGCTCTCCCTTATTCAGACAAATCTGATCCCTTGAGGGGACCTATATATATTCCATTAAATGCAAATTGTCTCCAGAAAGATGATCAACTATTCAAAG ACTTTCCTGAGGACACAGCTGCAGAACGACTCTTCCTTTTCCAAGAAGCTATTGTGCAACGGTTCGGTTTCTTAAATTGCCACTCCGAAACCTCAAATTCTAGCAGTTCATCATCGAGGGAACACCAATATGTACATTGCACAGGAGCTGTTTTTGTCTTGTTCTCGTGTACCACGACAAGGTCCAGAAGTAGGGTCACTTCAATGAGTAAAGGTAGAGCCACTGGTAGATACTCCGTGCACGCAGATATTGTGCCTAGTCCTCATGAGGCCTACATTACGAGACATGTGAGCGGAAAGAATAAAGACGACTATGATAACTCTAGAAAA TTGGGATACTTGTGGTCTTGGAATCATATGGTCAGCAAGAGATGGCGCTCAAACCAGGCCGTTGATAATAATTATCTTACAAGGATGTTGAAGGATTTCAGAGAATTCTGCGCAAATGTGGATAACAGGTTACAGGAATTTTTAGATGAATGCTGGGAAGTGAAAGTGGCTGCCTCCgcgaaaaatattactttgtga
- the LOC123680309 gene encoding GATOR complex protein Iml1 isoform X6: MKSFRLFVHQKNFSEEDLIINPKDLPEAKKGDIVEIYHTPPESDKTKDNEEENPRLLLQIKTLSEEILPTKGVAKDTLSVEQSIATTFGLKIYKTVSVRIVNPADVALESIELTFKDQYMGRSEMWRLKSYLKDTCMYMNKKLEFCGGAIRCQVYEMWAQGERVACGILTEDTKIVFRSSTSMVYLFLQMSSEMWDFDIYGDLYYEKAVHGFLADLFAKWKKHGSNHEVTIVLFSRTFYEASSLEEFPHHMRECLQKDYKGRFYEDFYRVAVQNERYDDWCGILVQLRKIFSEYLKIVLEYHSRPNVSIPTATNSTAAQGNFLEVLNMSLNVFEKHYLDRSFDRTGQLSVVVTPGVGVFEVDRELTNITKQRIIDNGVGSDLVCVGEQPLHAVPLLKFHNKDAHKNVPDDYSMPHWINLSFYSSNKKIPHSNFVPRIKLPPITKTKKKAEPEDEYIHKSFFDYDAYDAQIFQQPPVHSIEINTIQSKLSYRYKRSSGSLLNDEEAAKFKRKLSDPDIQQKVDSINRSEPIAIPPALTSPVISPPTEVDEKKEVSPPVRMVVGSEGSPPLESKALINPFDPTHVTIKLTSNRRRWTHIFPKGPTGVLIQQHHYQAVPAQKQEDKTKISSENSSFCMMDVLNEYFKKKPNTSTPGINTSGPSKNPSKSLTYLWGATGEQEWTPALTTVNEVLIGVDWKSLTIPACLPITTDYFPDERALNIDYVVSLYSLVPDSVSADFAQQRPTYRKLLTTEEVFRELISQRLAQGFQLIVMENNEKTNSSFTSKQSVVRATTPENDNSYFLSIGRLFHKIYLSGNAIFVTRYRPRHPYPGFKYQYRYRFHAPHHDKYEESYALFTTEKLEHYNWNYLDHYICTGGDSEFVLVEALKYWRFRVYLVPANNPATKKIIEGHPHFNIYTLPTSTDYQNMVEGFSKFLETAINKIKRTQVCKKPRTTSRTGERFLPPSYRSGSKVDRSRTSTMTQESCSSEAQGVDVFSEESSSVPGPVLKTSASNSEIIEAMKHPLNGVSFINMQQNLPCYTFVAAEAVTWLITHMEGSLNVEKAVQIMEGLHSENLICHASGNRGKLFQYGFYLFYICGAIDKDDKDAFHPNGDLSTFENEWLEVEIKSSLHWGIQQTPSNLSPATYTTGEYAVPHFLCEDINVDYAEEDIKGPLFKRIRLETDVSNKSDRVEWGHVKYQTVFRPDQAYEFIIEWLTSSGSIIAELLNSWNRKAQSCGLQMIPIPHDPLALPYSDKSDPLRGPIYIPLNANCLQKDDQLFKDFPEDTAAERLFLFQEAIVQRFGFLNCHSETSNSSSSSSREHQYVHCTGAVFVLFSCTTTRSRSRVTSMSKGRATGRYSVHADIVPSPHEAYITRHVSGKNKDDYDNSRKLGYLWSWNHMVSKRWRSNQAVDNNYLTRMLKDFREFCANVDNRLQEFLDECWEVKVAASAKNITL; the protein is encoded by the exons ATGAAATCGTTTAGATTATTTGTTCACCAGAAAAATTTCAGTG AGGAAGATTTGATCATAAATCCAAAAGATCTTCCTGAAGCTAAAAAAGGAGATATCGTTGAAATATATCATACACCTCCTGAGAGTGATAAAACCAAAGATAATGAAGAAGAGAATCCCAGACTTCTTTTACAAATTAAAACTTTATCAGAAGAAATATTACCAACAAAAGGGGTTGCAAAAG ATACTTTGAGTGTGGAGCAGAGTATAGCAACAACTTTTGGATTGAAGATTTATAAAACTGTTTCTGTAAGAATTGTGAATCCAGCAGATGTAGCATTAGAATCTATAGAATTGACCTTTAAAGATCAGTATATGGGAAGATCAGAGATGTGGAGATTGAAAAGTTATTTA aaagatacttgtatgtatatgaataaaaaattggaattttGTGGTGGTGCAATTCGTTGCCAAGTATATGAAATGTGGGCACAAGGTGAAAGAGTAGCTTGTGGCATCCTAACTGAAGATACCAAAATAGTTTTTCGATCATCAACTTCAATGGTATACCTATTCTTACAAATGTCATCAGAAATGTGGGATTTTGATATATATGGTGATCTTTATTATGAAAAGGCTGTGCATGGATTTCTAGCAGATTTATTTGCCAAATGGAAAAAACATGGTAGTAATCATGAAGTAACcattgttttattttcaagaaCATTTTATGAAGCTTCAAGTTTAGAAGAATTTCCTCATCATATGAGAGAATGTCTACAGAAAGACTACAAAGGTCGATTTTATGAAGATTTTTATCG ggTTGCTGTACAAAATGAGAGATACGATGACTGGTGTGGGATTTTAGTTCAGCTTAGGAAAATATTCTCTGAATATTTGAAGATTGTCTTAGAATATCACTCCAGACCTAATGTATCTATTCCTACAGCTACGAATAGCACCGCAGCTCAGGGAAATTTTTTGGAAGTTCTCAATATGTCTCTCAATG TGTTCGAAAAACATTATCTTGATAGAAGTTTCGACAGAACTGGCCAACTAAGCGTTGTTGTAACACCAGGTGTAGGAGTATTTGAAGTAGATAGAGAACTCACAAATATAACCAAGCAAAGAATAATTGATAACGGAGTAGGAAGTGATCTTGTCTGTGTCGGGGAACAACCTCTACATGCAGTTCCTTTATTGAAA TTTCACAATAAGGACGCACACAAAAATGTACCTGATGACTATTCAATGCCTCATTGGATAAATCTCTCTTTCTATtcgtcaaataaaaaaattccacaTTCAAATTTTGTGCCTCGAATCAAACTACCGCCAATCACAAAAACTAAGAAAAAAGCAGAGCCGGAAGATGAATATATTCATAAATCCTTCTTCGATTATGATGCCTACGATGCGCAGATATTTCAACAACCACCCGTtcattctattgaaataaa TACTATTCAAAGTAAACTGAGCTATCGCTATAAACGAAGTTCTGGAAGCTTGTTAAACGATGAAGAGGCCGCTAAATTCAAACGTAAATTATCCGATCCTGATATTCAGCAAAAAGTTGACTCTATCAACAGATCTGAACCTATTGCAATACCTCCAGCCCTCACTAGTCCAGTGATTTCTCCACCAACTGAAG tgGATGAAAAGAAGGAGGTGTCGCCACCTGTTCGTATGGTTGTAGGATCTGAAGGATCCCCTCCCCTTGAATCTAAAGCTCTAATCAATCCTTTCGATCCTACACATGTTACGATAAAACTCACCTCAAACCGTAGAAGATGGACTCATATATTTCCAAAAG gGCCTACTGGTGTTTTGATACAGCAACATCATTATCAAGCTGTCCCTGCTCAGAAACAAGaggataaaacaaaaatttccagTGAAAATTCATCTTTCTGCATGATGGATGTTTTGAATGAGT ATTTCAAAAAGAAACCTAATACTTCTACTCCAGGAATTAACACATCAGGACCATCAAAAAATCCAAGCAAAAGTTTGACTTATCTTTGGGGAGCCACAGGGGAACAAGAATGGACTCCTGCATTAACAACAG TCAATGAAGTGCTCATAG GCGTGGATTGGAAATCCCTGACCATCCCAGCTTGTTTACCAATAACAACAGATTATTTTCCTGACGAACGAGCATTGAACATCGATTATGTTGTTTCACTATACAGTTTAGTACCGGATAGTGTATCTGCTGATTTTGCCCAACAAAGGCCAACATATCGAAAGCTCTTAACAACCGAAGAAGTATTCAGGGAGTTGATTTCCCAAAGATTGGCGCAAGGGTTTCAGCTGATAGTAATGGAAAACAATGAGAAAACTAACAGTTCATTCACTTCCAAACAGAGTGTTGTTAGAGCCACAACTCCAGAAAATGATAATTCTTACTTTTTATCTATTGGTAGACtgtttcataaaatatatttatccgGGAATGCCATTTTCGTTACGAGATATAGACCCAG GCACCCTTATCCTGGATTTAAATATCAATACAGGTATAGATTTCACGCACCACATCATGATAAGTATGAAGAATCGTATGCTTTATTTACAACTGAGAAATTGGAACACTACAATTGGAACTATCTGGATCATTACATTTGTACAGGGGGAGATTCAGAATTTGTTCTAGTTGAAGCGTTAAAATACTGGAG ATTCAGAGTTTATCTCGTACCAGCAAACAATCctgcaacaaaaaaaatcattgaaggCCATCCTCATTTCAATATTTACACTTTGCCAACAAGTACCGATTATCAAAATATGGTGGAAGGTTTCTCCAAGTTCCTTGAAACGGCTATAAACAAAATAAAGAGAACTCAAGTGTGCAAAAAACCAAGG ACTACATCACGAACTGGTGAAAGATTTTTACCTCCATCCTATAG ATCTGGATCTAAGGTAGATCGCAGCAGAACATCTACAATGACCCAAGAATCGTGCAGCTCAGAAGCACAAGGTGTTGACGTCTTCTCAGAAGAAAG TTCGTCAGTGCCTGGTCCAGTTCTGAAAACATCTGCTTcaaattcagaaattatagaAGCCATGAAACACCCGTTGAATGGAGTATCTTTCATTAATATGCAGCAAAATTTGCCATGCTACACTTTTGTTGCGGCTGAAGCTGTGACTTGGCTTATTACACACATGGAGGGTTCTTTAAATGTCGAAAAGGCTGTTCAAATCATGGAGGGACTTCACAGCGAAAATCTTATATGTCATGCGTCAGGAAACAGAGGAAAATTGTTCCAGTATGGATTCTATTTATTCTATATTTGTGGAGCTATCGATAAAG atGATAAAGATGCGTTCCATCCAAACGGAGACCTTTCAACCTTTGAGAATGAATGGCTGGAAGTGGAAATAAAGTCATCTTTGCATTGGGGTATACAACAGACACCATCAAACTTGAGCCCAGCAACCTACACCACTGGTGAATATGCTGTGCCCCACTTCTTGTGTGAAGACATCAATGTCGACTATGCTGAGGAAGATATAAAAG GTCCACTGTTCAAGAGGATTAGGTTAGAAACTGATGTGTCAAATAAAAGTGACAGGGTTGAATGGGGACACGTCAAATATCAAACTGTCTTCAGGCCCGATCAAGCATATGAATTCATAATAGAATGGTTAACATCTTCAGGTTCTATCATAGCTGAACTT TTGAACAGCTGGAATCGAAAAGCTCAAAGTTGTGGATTGCAAATGATACCAATCCCTCATGATCCTTTGGCTCTCCCTTATTCAGACAAATCTGATCCCTTGAGGGGACCTATATATATTCCATTAAATGCAAATTGTCTCCAGAAAGATGATCAACTATTCAAAG ACTTTCCTGAGGACACAGCTGCAGAACGACTCTTCCTTTTCCAAGAAGCTATTGTGCAACGGTTCGGTTTCTTAAATTGCCACTCCGAAACCTCAAATTCTAGCAGTTCATCATCGAGGGAACACCAATATGTACATTGCACAGGAGCTGTTTTTGTCTTGTTCTCGTGTACCACGACAAGGTCCAGAAGTAGGGTCACTTCAATGAGTAAAGGTAGAGCCACTGGTAGATACTCCGTGCACGCAGATATTGTGCCTAGTCCTCATGAGGCCTACATTACGAGACATGTGAGCGGAAAGAATAAAGACGACTATGATAACTCTAGAAAA TTGGGATACTTGTGGTCTTGGAATCATATGGTCAGCAAGAGATGGCGCTCAAACCAGGCCGTTGATAATAATTATCTTACAAGGATGTTGAAGGATTTCAGAGAATTCTGCGCAAATGTGGATAACAGGTTACAGGAATTTTTAGATGAATGCTGGGAAGTGAAAGTGGCTGCCTCCgcgaaaaatattactttgtga